One window of the Myxococcales bacterium genome contains the following:
- a CDS encoding AAA family ATPase, which produces MAAADPDKPSNGRCRIVVTGGPGGGKTTAADLFRREIGERVVVVPEAATLLFSGGFPRTDDALARRAAQRAIYHVQRNLEDVQSARFPDRILLCDRGSVDGAAYWPGAPAEFFDAVGSTADAELARYDAVIFFECAAAGGLSIEGGNPTRTESMAQAVELDRQLHALWSRHPRFVMVPHDPSFVKKIMFGLAALERIVAQLR; this is translated from the coding sequence ATGGCCGCAGCCGATCCCGACAAGCCCAGCAACGGCCGGTGCCGCATCGTCGTCACCGGCGGCCCCGGCGGCGGCAAGACCACCGCCGCCGACCTGTTCCGCCGCGAGATCGGCGAGCGCGTCGTGGTGGTGCCCGAGGCCGCGACCCTGCTGTTCTCGGGCGGCTTCCCGCGCACCGACGACGCGCTCGCGCGCCGGGCCGCGCAGCGCGCCATCTATCACGTCCAGCGCAACCTCGAGGACGTGCAGTCGGCGCGCTTCCCCGACCGGATCCTCCTGTGCGACCGCGGCAGCGTCGACGGCGCGGCCTACTGGCCCGGGGCGCCGGCCGAGTTCTTCGACGCCGTCGGCAGCACCGCGGACGCCGAGCTCGCGCGCTACGACGCGGTGATCTTCTTCGAGTGCGCCGCGGCCGGGGGCCTGTCGATCGAGGGCGGCAACCCGACCCGGACCGAGTCGATGGCCCAGGCGGTCGAGCTCGATCGCCAGCTCCACGCGCTCTGGTCGCGCCACCCGCGCTTCGTCATGGTCCCGCACGACCCGTCGTTCGTGAAGAAGATCATGTTCGGGCTCGCGGCGCTCGAGCGCATCGTCGCGCAGCTGCGCTGA
- a CDS encoding universal stress protein, whose translation MHPPAPAQPAQPVILVATDLSAAADEAVRAGFAQALAHGARLVVAHVLDDGAGDATAAATIAPVRTTIARAIGGGGDDRAAVDALVLTGEPCGAIVAAAAARAAALIVVAAHGGASLRRQVLGGVAGRVVRHAPCAVLVARPPFGLRILVATDLSALSLPALAAAADEARRRGVAVTALHCLDPLADGVAPAAAEDELARARARLSAAVQDCGLDAELVVERGDAAEIIARAAAGVAADLVVVATHGRTGLRRILLGSTAEAVVRSAPCSVLVVRSNLP comes from the coding sequence ATGCACCCTCCAGCTCCTGCCCAGCCGGCCCAGCCGGTGATCCTCGTCGCCACCGATCTGAGCGCGGCGGCCGACGAGGCCGTGCGCGCCGGCTTCGCGCAGGCCCTGGCCCACGGCGCGCGGCTGGTCGTGGCCCACGTGCTGGACGACGGCGCCGGGGACGCGACCGCGGCCGCGACGATCGCGCCGGTGCGCACGACCATCGCCCGCGCGATCGGCGGCGGCGGTGACGACCGGGCCGCGGTCGACGCGCTGGTGCTGACCGGCGAGCCGTGCGGGGCGATCGTCGCGGCGGCCGCGGCGCGCGCGGCCGCGTTGATCGTGGTCGCCGCGCACGGCGGCGCGTCGCTGCGGCGGCAGGTCCTCGGCGGCGTGGCCGGGCGGGTGGTGCGCCACGCGCCGTGCGCGGTGCTGGTGGCGCGCCCGCCGTTCGGGTTGCGGATCCTGGTCGCGACCGACCTGTCGGCGCTGTCGTTGCCGGCCCTGGCCGCGGCCGCCGACGAGGCCCGGCGCCGGGGCGTGGCGGTGACCGCGCTCCATTGCCTCGACCCCCTCGCCGACGGCGTGGCCCCGGCCGCGGCCGAGGACGAGCTCGCGCGGGCCCGGGCGCGGCTGTCGGCGGCGGTGCAGGACTGCGGGCTCGACGCCGAGCTCGTGGTCGAGCGCGGCGACGCCGCCGAGATCATCGCCCGCGCCGCCGCCGGGGTCGCCGCAGATCTGGTCGTCGTCGCGACCCACGGCCGGACCGGGCTGCGGCGGATCCTGCTCGGCAGCACCGCCGAGGCGGTCGTGCGCAGCGCGCCGTGCTCGGTGCTGGTGGTGCGCTCGAACCTGCCCTGA